One genomic segment of Bacillus oleivorans includes these proteins:
- a CDS encoding DoxX-like family protein, whose amino-acid sequence MRSKAIYVEIPIKTKMEDLWETTQTPHLHEQWDLRFSSITYLPKEKESDPQSFLYKTNIGFGLAIEGWGKSVGSIEAEDGSRTSSLHFGTDQPISLIQEGRGYWKYQPEQDSITFLTRYTYDVNFGMLGKVVDYFFRPIMGWATALSFDVLKRWLEKGESPFSQYIRFFSHWLIVYLFVLIWTYHGLIPKLMYMHPNEISMVTNLVPLSFEQGRTVVLIAGIAEIIFAQAWVWYRNKRRLFGLQIILFPFLTLSAILADFAYLVNPFNPLTFNISLFILSVIGFLISNDIPTAKSCKRKQSGD is encoded by the coding sequence ATGAGGAGCAAAGCTATTTATGTAGAAATACCGATTAAGACTAAAATGGAAGATTTGTGGGAGACCACCCAAACCCCACATCTGCACGAGCAATGGGACCTTCGCTTTTCATCGATTACCTATTTGCCTAAGGAAAAAGAAAGCGATCCTCAATCTTTTCTTTATAAAACCAATATCGGCTTTGGCTTAGCCATTGAAGGCTGGGGAAAAAGTGTGGGAAGTATTGAAGCAGAGGATGGATCGCGAACATCTTCCTTACACTTTGGAACGGATCAGCCTATTTCTCTTATTCAGGAAGGAAGAGGATATTGGAAGTATCAGCCAGAACAGGATTCTATTACTTTTTTAACCCGATACACGTATGATGTTAACTTTGGCATGCTTGGGAAAGTAGTAGACTATTTTTTCCGGCCGATTATGGGTTGGGCAACAGCTTTGAGCTTTGATGTGCTAAAACGCTGGCTGGAAAAAGGAGAATCTCCCTTTTCACAATATATTCGGTTTTTTAGTCATTGGCTTATTGTTTATTTGTTTGTCTTAATTTGGACCTATCATGGGCTCATTCCAAAGTTAATGTATATGCATCCAAATGAGATATCAATGGTAACCAACTTAGTTCCGCTTTCATTTGAACAAGGGCGAACCGTCGTATTGATTGCAGGAATAGCTGAAATTATTTTTGCTCAAGCTTGGGTATGGTATCGGAACAAACGGCGTCTATTTGGGCTACAGATCATTCTTTTTCCTTTTTTAACGCTTTCAGCGATACTGGCTGATTTCGCTTATCTGGTAAATCCCTTTAATCCATTGACGTTTAACATCTCCCTCTTCATTTTGTCCGTCATTGGCTTTTTAATCAGCAATGATATACCCACTGCTAAAAGCTGTAAAAGAAAACAATCGGGTGATTAA
- a CDS encoding DUF3231 family protein, translated as METTHSAPLTATEIAHLWTSFQNDTMALCGIKYFLAHVDDHSTRELLEYALELSVRHVQKVKEILTKEKYPIPQGFTEQDVNLEAPRLFTDALYIHYITNMGNFGLTSYGTALAMVSREDILDYYATALAETTELAKRGTYLSIEKGIYIRPPIIPAPDQIDFVKDQSFLTGFFGERRPLLGVEIGDIVYNAKRNGLGLAIIQGFSQVARNKEVRKYFERGRDISKKHLKVFSTFLEENYLSQGAINLMAEVTDSTVPPFSDKLMMFHIAALSASGIGQYGISLSTSPRHDLGVLYSRLSTELLHYSEDGANMMINHGWMEQPPQSADRKKLSK; from the coding sequence ATGGAAACGACTCACAGCGCTCCATTAACAGCAACCGAAATTGCTCATCTTTGGACCTCTTTTCAAAACGATACAATGGCTCTTTGTGGAATTAAATATTTTTTAGCCCATGTCGACGATCATTCAACACGAGAATTATTGGAATATGCTCTAGAACTTTCTGTACGTCATGTTCAAAAAGTAAAAGAGATATTAACAAAAGAAAAGTATCCGATTCCACAGGGCTTTACCGAGCAAGATGTTAATCTTGAGGCTCCCCGTCTATTTACGGATGCTTTATATATTCACTATATAACGAATATGGGCAATTTTGGACTCACCTCCTACGGAACAGCGTTAGCGATGGTGTCTCGTGAAGACATCCTTGATTACTACGCAACCGCATTAGCAGAAACCACAGAGCTAGCAAAGCGCGGAACATATTTAAGTATCGAAAAAGGAATTTATATTCGCCCACCCATTATCCCAGCACCAGATCAAATTGACTTTGTAAAAGATCAAAGCTTCTTAACAGGTTTTTTTGGAGAACGCAGACCTCTCTTGGGGGTAGAAATTGGTGATATCGTCTATAATGCTAAGCGAAACGGACTTGGGCTTGCAATTATTCAAGGCTTTAGTCAAGTCGCTAGAAACAAAGAGGTTCGCAAGTACTTCGAACGGGGGAGAGATATATCTAAGAAACACCTAAAAGTCTTTAGTACCTTTCTAGAAGAAAATTATTTATCTCAAGGGGCCATTAACCTTATGGCTGAGGTAACGGATTCAACTGTGCCCCCTTTTTCAGATAAATTAATGATGTTCCACATTGCAGCATTATCGGCTTCGGGAATTGGCCAATACGGGATTTCCCTGTCGACTAGTCCCAGACACGATTTAGGCGTACTTTATTCCCGTCTTTCTACAGAACTCCTCCATTATTCAGAAGATGGTGCCAATATGATGATTAATCACGGCTGGATGGAACAGCCTCCTCAATCTGCTGATCGGAAAAAGCTATCTAAGTGA
- a CDS encoding YceI family protein, whose translation MTLTKWTVDPTHSGIDFAVKHMMFATVKGSFNSFEANIEADPAELTTATIEFSVDLASVDTRNEDRDNHLRSGDFFDVENHPKMTFKATNIVKTGEGEYDVTGDLTIRGVTHPETFSVEFQGQGKNPWGAEVAGFSGEGKIKRSDFGLTWNAALETGGVLVGDEVKISIQIEATKQA comes from the coding sequence ATGACATTAACAAAATGGACGGTTGACCCTACTCATAGCGGTATTGATTTTGCTGTTAAACACATGATGTTTGCGACAGTAAAGGGAAGTTTCAATAGTTTTGAAGCGAATATTGAAGCGGATCCAGCTGAATTAACTACAGCTACTATTGAATTTAGTGTTGATCTTGCAAGTGTTGATACACGCAACGAAGATCGTGATAACCACTTGCGTTCAGGGGATTTCTTCGATGTGGAAAACCACCCAAAAATGACATTTAAAGCTACAAATATCGTGAAAACTGGTGAAGGGGAATATGATGTAACTGGTGATCTAACAATCCGTGGAGTTACTCATCCAGAAACATTCTCTGTAGAATTCCAAGGTCAAGGCAAAAATCCTTGGGGAGCTGAAGTAGCCGGATTTAGTGGAGAAGGAAAAATTAAGCGCAGTGATTTTGGTCTAACTTGGAACGCAGCATTAGAAACTGGCGGAGTTCTAGTTGGAGATGAAGTAAAAATCTCAATCCAAATTGAAGCTACAAAACAAGCATAA
- a CDS encoding winged helix-turn-helix transcriptional regulator, producing MKESSLCPKLEKAMELIGKRWTPMIIYQLLKGSHRFCEIESSFPISGRLLSERLKELESEGIVKREVFAEVPVRVEYSLTEKGLALAPFMRELEQWSDLYVSIK from the coding sequence ATGAAGGAGTCATCATTGTGTCCAAAACTTGAAAAAGCGATGGAATTGATTGGTAAACGCTGGACCCCTATGATCATTTATCAGTTATTAAAGGGCTCCCACCGTTTCTGTGAAATTGAAAGTTCCTTTCCGATCAGCGGGAGGCTTTTGTCAGAAAGGCTTAAGGAATTGGAAAGTGAAGGCATTGTTAAACGCGAGGTATTTGCTGAAGTTCCTGTACGTGTGGAGTATTCTCTTACAGAAAAAGGACTTGCTCTCGCACCCTTCATGAGGGAATTAGAACAATGGTCAGATCTATATGTAAGCATTAAATAA
- a CDS encoding glycerophosphodiester phosphodiesterase, which translates to MSKTLIFAHRGSKGTHPENTLAAFQKAIDLGVDGIELDVHVSKDGELVVIHDETVDRTTSGTGRIRDLTLAEIKQLDAGSWFSSVFSDERIPTLEEVLEILNGTDILINIEIKSDIIPYENIEEKVLNAIKNSGLNESQFIISSFNHYSLEAFKKLAPQIETAILFMEILLDPWQYAANMGASALHVYEPVAFTEMAQRAMRQGFPVRVFTVNSQEHMKALMDLDLSAIMTDFPEDALKIRESLN; encoded by the coding sequence ATGAGTAAAACACTGATATTTGCCCACCGCGGAAGTAAAGGAACCCACCCCGAAAATACGTTGGCAGCATTTCAAAAAGCGATTGATTTAGGGGTAGATGGAATTGAATTAGATGTTCACGTTTCTAAAGATGGTGAACTTGTTGTGATTCATGATGAAACAGTCGATCGCACCACCAGTGGAACTGGTCGGATTCGGGACCTGACTTTAGCAGAAATTAAACAATTAGACGCAGGGAGCTGGTTTTCTTCAGTGTTCTCTGACGAAAGGATTCCCACTTTAGAAGAAGTGTTAGAAATCCTTAATGGAACAGACATATTAATAAATATTGAAATAAAATCAGATATTATTCCTTATGAAAACATTGAGGAGAAGGTTCTGAATGCGATTAAAAATAGTGGATTGAACGAAAGCCAATTTATTATTTCTTCCTTTAATCATTATTCTCTCGAAGCTTTTAAAAAACTGGCTCCTCAGATCGAAACAGCGATTTTATTTATGGAAATTCTCTTAGACCCTTGGCAATACGCTGCTAACATGGGTGCTTCTGCACTTCATGTATACGAACCAGTAGCTTTCACTGAAATGGCCCAGCGTGCTATGAGGCAAGGCTTTCCAGTTCGCGTATTTACTGTGAACAGCCAAGAGCATATGAAAGCTCTTATGGACTTAGACCTATCCGCCATTATGACTGATTTTCCTGAGGATGCATTAAAGATTAGAGAAAGCTTGAACTAA
- a CDS encoding YciI family protein: MPHYAAILHMQNPEINQKYRPDHLEYLENLKQQGKVFLKGAFTDGAGGLVIYKADSLEEAKQLAENDPYVKLGVRRLEIHEWNI, from the coding sequence ATGCCACATTATGCAGCGATATTACATATGCAGAATCCAGAAATAAACCAAAAATACCGTCCCGACCATTTAGAATACCTTGAAAACCTAAAACAACAAGGAAAAGTGTTCTTAAAAGGAGCTTTCACCGACGGCGCTGGAGGACTTGTCATTTACAAAGCAGACTCCCTTGAAGAAGCTAAGCAATTAGCTGAAAATGATCCTTATGTAAAACTAGGGGTCAGAAGACTTGAAATACACGAGTGGAATATCTAG
- a CDS encoding polysaccharide deacetylase family protein, translating to MSKKLAFIIGTVFIMFLTACEAKVEQTETEEEPEKEEQIPAPDPSEQDNPIAAIVTLAETGMIADAPFQLGNTNFQDVKAEWGEPDQVNQAGYGYYAEYAEKGVTVGYIKEGSVFDVRSYNDSLYSITYSMIEEALGEPDEKRSYGTDDIYVYQLNEEFQLKFIIPQDEEGVHHISIFSQKTLDATTQEYVLDIKGISGHLPAETWENMLAWRKEIQIFAQSYDNMWLNGPDKPMVALTFDDGPDEENVTNTVIDILDQYGVKGTFFFVGENVEKYPDVVEKAAKSGHLVLAHSYLHENLKSKNFQGVVEDLQRTEAAIQTVTGKAPALFRPPFGDTDLDVVNAAKQEGYNIILWSIDTIDWADGAISEEIVENVVSNIRNGDIILMHTTKERIETPKALPVIIEELQKQNFELVDVATLLELEPYK from the coding sequence TTGTCTAAAAAGCTTGCATTTATCATTGGAACCGTATTCATTATGTTTTTAACAGCTTGTGAAGCAAAGGTAGAACAAACAGAGACTGAGGAAGAACCAGAAAAAGAAGAACAGATACCGGCGCCGGATCCTAGTGAGCAAGATAATCCAATTGCTGCAATCGTGACTTTAGCTGAAACTGGAATGATAGCAGATGCACCATTTCAATTGGGAAACACAAACTTTCAAGACGTAAAAGCAGAATGGGGAGAACCTGACCAGGTGAATCAGGCCGGTTACGGGTATTACGCTGAGTACGCAGAAAAAGGAGTTACGGTTGGCTATATAAAGGAAGGCTCTGTTTTTGATGTCCGTTCCTATAATGATTCGTTGTATTCAATCACGTATTCCATGATTGAAGAGGCATTAGGAGAACCTGATGAAAAACGATCCTATGGAACAGATGATATTTATGTTTACCAGCTTAATGAAGAGTTTCAATTGAAATTTATTATCCCTCAAGACGAAGAAGGAGTTCATCATATTTCGATATTTAGTCAAAAGACACTGGACGCAACGACACAAGAATACGTACTGGATATAAAGGGGATTTCTGGTCATCTTCCCGCAGAAACGTGGGAAAATATGTTAGCGTGGAGAAAGGAAATCCAGATTTTCGCACAAAGCTATGACAATATGTGGCTGAACGGACCAGATAAACCAATGGTAGCTTTAACCTTTGACGATGGGCCGGATGAAGAAAATGTAACGAACACTGTCATCGATATTTTAGACCAATATGGTGTAAAAGGGACGTTCTTTTTTGTCGGCGAAAATGTAGAGAAATACCCGGATGTCGTTGAAAAAGCGGCCAAAAGCGGCCACCTTGTATTAGCGCATAGTTATTTGCATGAAAATCTAAAATCAAAGAATTTTCAGGGAGTTGTCGAGGATCTTCAAAGGACTGAGGCCGCGATCCAAACTGTTACAGGGAAAGCACCAGCTCTTTTCCGCCCGCCTTTTGGGGATACTGATTTAGATGTCGTAAACGCAGCCAAACAAGAGGGCTATAACATTATCTTGTGGTCGATTGATACAATTGATTGGGCTGATGGTGCCATCAGTGAGGAAATTGTGGAAAATGTCGTTTCGAATATCCGAAACGGCGATATTATTCTCATGCATACGACGAAGGAACGCATAGAAACGCCAAAAGCTTTGCCAGTTATTATCGAAGAACTGCAAAAACAAAATTTTGAGCTCGTGGATGTTGCGACACTGTTAGAGCTGGAACCTTATAAATAG